Proteins from a genomic interval of Danio rerio strain Tuebingen ecotype United States chromosome 4, GRCz12tu, whole genome shotgun sequence:
- the LOC110439338 gene encoding NACHT, LRR and PYD domains-containing protein 3-like isoform X1: MGYFVYFVVVERPLVATVCNCFFHLSPAKPRLQQEMVAECRKVSGSWRRDEDYSRTTQICSMAEERVKDSLSEKHSVRSGSCVSSSVSLKSDWSKGDVPPDLSEKTPSSVKSVRSGSCVSSSVSLKSDRSMNHPPPDLREKTPSSARRHLVADLVSYSDNLQWIFQNLESKMIRFLNNQLENFRKILQDKNRKQFVKEFNEDRSIITEAALDLTLFFLREMKQDQAADTLQDELLYINQLKCSLKRKYQSVFEGIAQQGDSTLLNNIYTDLYITQGASEQVNTEHEIRQIEAASRRHQSLEIQVKCKHLFEAAEQDEQIRTVLTKGVAGIGKSVSVQKFVLDWAEGKENQDISFIFPLPFREMNLKEKERQSLKDLITQFFPETKGLNLTRSTRFKVLFILDGLDECRLPLNFVGNETCRDVSSAVSLDVLLTNLIKGNLLPSALIWITSRPAAASKIPADCIDRLTEIRGFNDAQKEEYFRKRLTDQNQAREIIDHIKQSKSLFIMCHIPVFCWISATVLQNILKLKHRAHAETLQESPKTLTQMYTHFLRFQIQQSRRKFDGENTADVSWDPKLILSLGKLAFQQLERNNVIFYESDLTDCGIDVYKASVYSGMCTQIFKEETGIILGTMYCFLHLSIQEFIAALYQHLILDSGKTQAEKSRDKSMTDLLKTAVDKALESENGHLDLYLRFLLGLSLQSNRQLLRGLLTQQDDRDQSKEEIIAYIKQKLKGNLSPERFINLFYCLNELNDQTLLKQIQSLLSRGRLSSYLSPAEWSALVFVLLTSEEELEEFELQKYQRSDECLIRLSAVIKTSKRALLQSCKLTVRSCESLSSVLQSSNCVLRELDLSNNDLQDSGVKKLSDGLKSQHCKLETLSLVMCNLTVECCESLSSALQSSNCVLRELDLSNNDLQDSGVKKLSDGLKSQHCKLDTLRLSGCMVTEEGCGFLSSALTSNPSHLRELDLSYNHPGDSGVKLLSEQLEDPNYTLDKLNLDHGGETRITAGPRKYVCFLTLDPNTAHTRLILSEENREVKSVRENQPYPDHPHRFDYDPQVLCRESVCGRCYWEIDWSGDYVDISVSYKSIRRKGTGDECVFGYNAQSWSLICSSSSFTFRHNHTRTDLPVEALSRRIGVFVDHSAGTLIFYNIYRDTMSLIHSVQTTFTEPLCAGFGFYYPGSSVKLS; this comes from the exons ttgcagtatggcagaggagcgagtaaaggactctctctcagagaaacacag tgtgagatcaggatcatgtgtgtccagctctgtgtctctgaagagtgactggtCTAAAGGTGATGTTCCTCCAGACCTCAGTGAGAAAACACCATCATCAGTCAAAAG tgtgagatcaggatcatgtgtgtccagctctgtgtctctgaagagtgaccggTCAATGAATCATCCACCACCAGACCTCAgagagaaaacaccatcatctgccagaag ACACCTAGTGGCAGATTTAGTTTCTTATTCAGACAATCTCCAGTGGATCTTCCAG AATCTTGAGAGTAAAATGATCAGATTTCTGAACAATCAACTGGAAAACTTTAGGAAAATCttacaagacaaaaacagaaaacagtttgTAAAGGAGTTTAATGAGGACAGAAGCATTAtcacagaagcagctcttgatctcacactcttcttcctgagagagatgaagcaagATCAAGCTGCTGATACTCTCCAGG ATGAGCTGCTCTAcattaatcagcttaaatgtagcctgaagaggaaatatcaaagtgtgtttgaaggaattgctcagcaaggagactccacacttctgaataacatctacacagatctctacatcactcagggtgcgagtgaacaggtcaacactgaacatgagatcagacagattgaagctgcttccagacgtcatcagtcactagagatacaggttaaatgcaaacatttgtttgaagcagctgaacaagacgagcagatcagaactgtcctgacaaaaggagttgctggcatcgggaaatcagtctctgtgcaaaagtttgttctggattgggctgaagggaaagaaaatcaagacatcagcttcatatttcctcttccattcagagagatgaacttaaaggagaaagaaagacaaagtttaaaagacctcataactcagtttttcccagagactaaaggactgaaccttacaagaagcacacgattcaaagtcctgttcatccttgatggattggatgaatgtcgtcttcctctgaactttgttggtaatgagacgtgtcgtgatgtatcttcagcagtctctctggatgttctcctgacgaacctcatcaagggaaatctgcttccttctgctctcatctggatcaccagcagaccagcagctgccagtaagattcctgctgactgtatcgaccggctgacagagatacgaggattcaatgatgcccaaaaggaggagtacttcagaaagagactcacagatcagaatcaggccagagaaatcattgatcacattaaacagtcaaagagtctctttattatgtgccacatcccagtcttctgctggatttcagccactgttctccagaacatactgaaactgaaacacagggctcatgctgaaacactgcaggaatcccccaagactctgacacagatgtacacacactttctccgctttcagatccagcagagcagaagaaagtttgatggagaaaacacagcagatgtctcctgggatccaaagctcatcctttcactggggaaactggccttccagcagctggaaagaaacaatgtgatcttctatgagagcgatctgacagactgtggcattgacgtctataaggcatcggtgtactctggcatgtgtacccagatctttaaggaggagacgggaatcattcttggtaccatgtactgctttcttcacttgagcattcaggagttcattgcagccctttatcaacatCTGATTCTAGACAGCGGCAAGACACAAGCAGAAAAAAGCAGAGATAAGTCCATGACTGATTTGCTGAAGACTGCAGTggacaaggctctggaaagtgagaatggacatctggaccttTACCTTCGCTTCCTTCTCGGTCTGTCTCTCCAGTCTAATCGACAActcttacgaggcctgttgacacagcaggatgacagagaccagagcaaagaggaaataattgcctacatcaagcagaaacttaaagggaatctgtctccagagagattcatcaatctgttctactgtctgaatgaactgaacgaccaAACTCTGCTGAAACAGATTCAGTCTCTCCTCAGTAGAGGACGTCTGTCTTCTTACCTTTCACCTGCCGagtggtctgctctggtctttgtgttgttgacctcagaggaggagctggaggagtttgagcttcagaaatatcagagatcagacgagtgtctcatcagactatcagcagtcatcaaaacCTCCAAAAGAGCTCT gctacagagctgtaaactcactgttcggtcctgtgagagtttgtcttcagttctacaatcctcaaactgtgtgctgagagagctggacctgagtaacaatgacctgcaggattcaggagtgaagaagctctctgatggactgaagagtcaacactgtaaactggagacactgag cttggtcatgtgtaatctcactgttgagtgctgtgagagtttgtcttcagctctacaatcctcaaactgtgtgctgagagagctggacctgagtaacaatgacctgcaggattcaggagtgaagaagctctctgatggactgaagagtcaacactgtaaactggacacactgag attgtctggctgtatggtgacagaggaaggctgtggttttctgtcttcagctctgacttcaaacccctcacacctgagagagctggatctgagctacaatcatccaggagattcaggagtcaagctgctctctgaacaactggaggatccaaactacacactggacaaactcaa tctggatcatggaggagagacgaggattacagcaggaccacgcaaat atgtctgtttcctcactctggatccaaacacagcacacactcgactcattctgtctgaggagaacagagaggtgaagagtgtgagagagaatcagccgtatcctgatcatccacacaGATTTGATTATgatcctcaggtgttgtgcagagagagtgtgtgtggacgctgttactgggagattgactggagtggagattatgtggatatatcagtgtcatataagagcatcaggaggaagggaacaggtgatgagtgtgtgtttggatataatgctcagtcctggagtttgatctgctcttcctccagtttcacattcagacacaatcacacacgcactgatctcccagtggaggcgctcagcaggagaataggagtgtttgtggatcacagtgcaggaactctgatcttctacaacatctatagagacacaatgagcctcatccactcagtccagaccacattcactgagccgctctgtgctgggTTTGGGTTTTAttatcctggatcatcagtgaaactgagctga
- the LOC110439338 gene encoding NACHT, LRR and PYD domains-containing protein 3-like isoform X2: MAEERVKDSLSEKHSVRSGSCVSSSVSLKSDWSKGDVPPDLSEKTPSSVKSVRSGSCVSSSVSLKSDRSMNHPPPDLREKTPSSARRHLVADLVSYSDNLQWIFQNLESKMIRFLNNQLENFRKILQDKNRKQFVKEFNEDRSIITEAALDLTLFFLREMKQDQAADTLQDELLYINQLKCSLKRKYQSVFEGIAQQGDSTLLNNIYTDLYITQGASEQVNTEHEIRQIEAASRRHQSLEIQVKCKHLFEAAEQDEQIRTVLTKGVAGIGKSVSVQKFVLDWAEGKENQDISFIFPLPFREMNLKEKERQSLKDLITQFFPETKGLNLTRSTRFKVLFILDGLDECRLPLNFVGNETCRDVSSAVSLDVLLTNLIKGNLLPSALIWITSRPAAASKIPADCIDRLTEIRGFNDAQKEEYFRKRLTDQNQAREIIDHIKQSKSLFIMCHIPVFCWISATVLQNILKLKHRAHAETLQESPKTLTQMYTHFLRFQIQQSRRKFDGENTADVSWDPKLILSLGKLAFQQLERNNVIFYESDLTDCGIDVYKASVYSGMCTQIFKEETGIILGTMYCFLHLSIQEFIAALYQHLILDSGKTQAEKSRDKSMTDLLKTAVDKALESENGHLDLYLRFLLGLSLQSNRQLLRGLLTQQDDRDQSKEEIIAYIKQKLKGNLSPERFINLFYCLNELNDQTLLKQIQSLLSRGRLSSYLSPAEWSALVFVLLTSEEELEEFELQKYQRSDECLIRLSAVIKTSKRALLQSCKLTVRSCESLSSVLQSSNCVLRELDLSNNDLQDSGVKKLSDGLKSQHCKLETLSLVMCNLTVECCESLSSALQSSNCVLRELDLSNNDLQDSGVKKLSDGLKSQHCKLDTLRLSGCMVTEEGCGFLSSALTSNPSHLRELDLSYNHPGDSGVKLLSEQLEDPNYTLDKLNLDHGGETRITAGPRKYVCFLTLDPNTAHTRLILSEENREVKSVRENQPYPDHPHRFDYDPQVLCRESVCGRCYWEIDWSGDYVDISVSYKSIRRKGTGDECVFGYNAQSWSLICSSSSFTFRHNHTRTDLPVEALSRRIGVFVDHSAGTLIFYNIYRDTMSLIHSVQTTFTEPLCAGFGFYYPGSSVKLS, from the exons atggcagaggagcgagtaaaggactctctctcagagaaacacag tgtgagatcaggatcatgtgtgtccagctctgtgtctctgaagagtgactggtCTAAAGGTGATGTTCCTCCAGACCTCAGTGAGAAAACACCATCATCAGTCAAAAG tgtgagatcaggatcatgtgtgtccagctctgtgtctctgaagagtgaccggTCAATGAATCATCCACCACCAGACCTCAgagagaaaacaccatcatctgccagaag ACACCTAGTGGCAGATTTAGTTTCTTATTCAGACAATCTCCAGTGGATCTTCCAG AATCTTGAGAGTAAAATGATCAGATTTCTGAACAATCAACTGGAAAACTTTAGGAAAATCttacaagacaaaaacagaaaacagtttgTAAAGGAGTTTAATGAGGACAGAAGCATTAtcacagaagcagctcttgatctcacactcttcttcctgagagagatgaagcaagATCAAGCTGCTGATACTCTCCAGG ATGAGCTGCTCTAcattaatcagcttaaatgtagcctgaagaggaaatatcaaagtgtgtttgaaggaattgctcagcaaggagactccacacttctgaataacatctacacagatctctacatcactcagggtgcgagtgaacaggtcaacactgaacatgagatcagacagattgaagctgcttccagacgtcatcagtcactagagatacaggttaaatgcaaacatttgtttgaagcagctgaacaagacgagcagatcagaactgtcctgacaaaaggagttgctggcatcgggaaatcagtctctgtgcaaaagtttgttctggattgggctgaagggaaagaaaatcaagacatcagcttcatatttcctcttccattcagagagatgaacttaaaggagaaagaaagacaaagtttaaaagacctcataactcagtttttcccagagactaaaggactgaaccttacaagaagcacacgattcaaagtcctgttcatccttgatggattggatgaatgtcgtcttcctctgaactttgttggtaatgagacgtgtcgtgatgtatcttcagcagtctctctggatgttctcctgacgaacctcatcaagggaaatctgcttccttctgctctcatctggatcaccagcagaccagcagctgccagtaagattcctgctgactgtatcgaccggctgacagagatacgaggattcaatgatgcccaaaaggaggagtacttcagaaagagactcacagatcagaatcaggccagagaaatcattgatcacattaaacagtcaaagagtctctttattatgtgccacatcccagtcttctgctggatttcagccactgttctccagaacatactgaaactgaaacacagggctcatgctgaaacactgcaggaatcccccaagactctgacacagatgtacacacactttctccgctttcagatccagcagagcagaagaaagtttgatggagaaaacacagcagatgtctcctgggatccaaagctcatcctttcactggggaaactggccttccagcagctggaaagaaacaatgtgatcttctatgagagcgatctgacagactgtggcattgacgtctataaggcatcggtgtactctggcatgtgtacccagatctttaaggaggagacgggaatcattcttggtaccatgtactgctttcttcacttgagcattcaggagttcattgcagccctttatcaacatCTGATTCTAGACAGCGGCAAGACACAAGCAGAAAAAAGCAGAGATAAGTCCATGACTGATTTGCTGAAGACTGCAGTggacaaggctctggaaagtgagaatggacatctggaccttTACCTTCGCTTCCTTCTCGGTCTGTCTCTCCAGTCTAATCGACAActcttacgaggcctgttgacacagcaggatgacagagaccagagcaaagaggaaataattgcctacatcaagcagaaacttaaagggaatctgtctccagagagattcatcaatctgttctactgtctgaatgaactgaacgaccaAACTCTGCTGAAACAGATTCAGTCTCTCCTCAGTAGAGGACGTCTGTCTTCTTACCTTTCACCTGCCGagtggtctgctctggtctttgtgttgttgacctcagaggaggagctggaggagtttgagcttcagaaatatcagagatcagacgagtgtctcatcagactatcagcagtcatcaaaacCTCCAAAAGAGCTCT gctacagagctgtaaactcactgttcggtcctgtgagagtttgtcttcagttctacaatcctcaaactgtgtgctgagagagctggacctgagtaacaatgacctgcaggattcaggagtgaagaagctctctgatggactgaagagtcaacactgtaaactggagacactgag cttggtcatgtgtaatctcactgttgagtgctgtgagagtttgtcttcagctctacaatcctcaaactgtgtgctgagagagctggacctgagtaacaatgacctgcaggattcaggagtgaagaagctctctgatggactgaagagtcaacactgtaaactggacacactgag attgtctggctgtatggtgacagaggaaggctgtggttttctgtcttcagctctgacttcaaacccctcacacctgagagagctggatctgagctacaatcatccaggagattcaggagtcaagctgctctctgaacaactggaggatccaaactacacactggacaaactcaa tctggatcatggaggagagacgaggattacagcaggaccacgcaaat atgtctgtttcctcactctggatccaaacacagcacacactcgactcattctgtctgaggagaacagagaggtgaagagtgtgagagagaatcagccgtatcctgatcatccacacaGATTTGATTATgatcctcaggtgttgtgcagagagagtgtgtgtggacgctgttactgggagattgactggagtggagattatgtggatatatcagtgtcatataagagcatcaggaggaagggaacaggtgatgagtgtgtgtttggatataatgctcagtcctggagtttgatctgctcttcctccagtttcacattcagacacaatcacacacgcactgatctcccagtggaggcgctcagcaggagaataggagtgtttgtggatcacagtgcaggaactctgatcttctacaacatctatagagacacaatgagcctcatccactcagtccagaccacattcactgagccgctctgtgctgggTTTGGGTTTTAttatcctggatcatcagtgaaactgagctga